The nucleotide window AGAACCATGCGGAAGAAGGTCTGCGCGCCGGTCTGGGGACAGTCGAGCTTGTTCTGGGGGAACAACTTCGGATCGAAGGACTTGAACTGGCCGCCGGTTGTGGGGATGCGGAACGGCACTGCGCTCCGGCCCCAGGTGATGACTTTGTAAACAAAGCCGAGCAAAAAGATGATGAACGCCGTTGTCGGGATACAGACACCGAAGAAGGTCCTCATGTGCGCTGCATCAACCCCGAACAACGGGATCAACACCAGGAGAAAGACGAACAGAAGTGAGTAAAGAGCATTCATCTACCGTCACCTCGCTTGAAGGTTGGACCCGCCGGGACTCACTCCGGAAGGCCTGCCACTTTTGGTGCGCGCTTGACGGTTGACCGATGCAAAGACGGCGGTGTGTACGAAAAATGAATCCGTGGCCGTGCCACGCATCCTACCCCTCAACAGACCATGCCCGGCTCAACACCGAAGCCAACCCCAATCACGCCCCTAATCGGTCGAGTTATCGACCGTAACGTCCACTGTCATTCCGGCGCGCCTGAGCAGACTGCGCTGGGAGCGCTTGACCTCGTCAACGCGCATCCGGAATACTTGTTCGCGACTTTTGGTATAGATGTCGAAAGACATCATGGCCAGGTTGTCGATCCTGGCCTCGAAACGCAGCAGGTCCGCCAGGGTTCCGTCCTTTTCCATTTCCTTGAAGAACTCGTCGCGAATGAGCTTCTTCAACAGGAAGACGAAACCGATGGCCTGGGACGGGCTGAAATCCTGCACCGCCCTGATCCGAATGAGCTTGTCCAGGGAGACGGCGATTTCTTCCGCATCCTTCCAGTCGATCAGTAGTTCGAACAGTTCCCCGGTCGCCTCGAGTATGGCGGCCCCCACGGGGTTCTGAAAACGATCCTTCTGACGGGTCCAGACTTTCTGCGTTTCCTTGGGATAGGTCCGGAGCACCAGCTCCGCCCACCCCTTGGACAAATCGGCCTTGCGTTCGGCCAACACTGTATCAAATGTCATTAATTACTCGTAATTGTTCGATAAAAATGAAAGCCGAAAAGCTCCTTGAAACCTGGCGGCCGCCTTTTCCCGAACGTAGATAGACCAAATTGTGAAAATCGTCACGTAAGACTCAGAACCATATCCCAAACCCCATGCAAAACGTCAAGGGTTTTTCAAGGAAAAACCGGCTACTGAGAAGGGGTAAAAGGTGTTTTTTCCGGAGGGGAAACGGGCCGGGAAAGGCAGGAGTGACGGGCCCGGACGAGGCGGCTTATGCCCGGTCCACCCGGTTGCGGCCCATGCGCTTGGCCTTGTAGAGGGCCTCGTCGGCGCGCTTGATGACGTCCTCGATGGCCTTGTCGCTTCGGCGGGCCAGGGTGGCGCCGATGGAAACCGTAAAGGTTATTTTCTTTCCCTCGAAATCCACCCTGACTTCGGACAACCGCTTGCGCAGCCGCTCGGCGACCTCCATGCCGAGCCTGAGCCCGGTCTCCGGCAGGACCACGGCAAACTCCTCGCCGCCCAGCCTGCCGAAAATGTCGCTCTCGCGGAGCAGGGAGGACGACGCCTGGGCCAGTTGGCGCAGGACCTCGTCCCCGGCCTGATGGCCGTAGGTGTCGTTGATGGACTTGAAGTAGTCGATGTCGAGCATGAGCAGGGTGAGCGGCTTCTTGTACCGCAACGCCCGCCTGAGCTCCTGGGAGCCCTTGGAAAAGAACTGGTGCCGGTTGTCCACCCCGGTCAGGGCGTCGGTGGTGGCCAGGGTCTTCATCTCGCTTTCCAGCCTGATCCGGTTGGTCACGTCATGGATGACCGAATACAGCAACTGGCGGCCCTGGACCATTATCGGACCGGAGTAGACCTCCACGTCCCGGATGGAACTGTCGGCCAGTTTGTGCTGGAGGATGAAGTAGGCACGCTTTTCCGCGCGGGCCATGTCCATTTCCCGGAATATCTCTTCCTCGTCCTGGGCATTGATCTGGCTCATGTTCATGGACCGCATCGCCTCCTGGGAATACCCGTAGAAGTCGCCGGCCGCCGGGTTGGCGTCCACCACGTTCCCGGTCTTGGGATCGGTCAGGATCATGATGGCGTGGTTGTTCTCGAAAAAGGCCCGGTACTGCTGCTCCCGCTCCATGAGCACCTTTTCCGCCTCGATCTGCCTGGTGATGTCGCGGAAGGTCCCCTCCATGCCCACGGGGTCGCCGTTGTCGTCCGTGACCACATGGGCGTTGCCGTCCACCGTGATGACGGCCCCGTCCTTCCTGACGACCTGTATCTTCAGGCCGCGGACGGGGTCTCCGCCGGCAAGGGCCTTGTGCAGGAACAGCTGCTCCTTCCTGTAGAGGTACAGCTCGTCCATGGTCCGGCCGACCAGTTCCTCGCGGGGATAGCCGAACAGCCGGCACGTGGCCGGGTTGACCATCTGGATTCGCCCGCCCAGGTCGGTGACGATGTACCCTTCCTCGATGGATTCGAAAATGCGCCGGAACTTTTCCTCGCTTTCCCGCAGGACCCGTTCGGCCCGCTTGCGGGAGGAGATGTCCCTGATGGTGTTGACGATGCCCAGGGGGTGGCCGTCGTCGCCGATGATCAGCGACACCGACTGCTCGGACGGAAACACCGCCCCGCTTTGCCTGCGCATGGGGAACTCGAACATGACCCGTTTCCGCTCGTCGAATGCGGCCCGGCACCGGACCTTGAACTCCGCGTTGTGGACGGCGTCCACGTGCAGCGTTTCCGCCGGGGTGTCCACCAGTTCCTCGTTGGTCATGCCGAATATGATCTCCGCCGCCGGGTTGGCATCGATGATCTTCCATTCCGGGGTCAGGATGAGCACCGCCTCGCCCAGGGCGACGAACGTCGAACGGAGCCAGAGCTCCTTTTCGGCCAGGGCCTCCTCCGAGGCCCGCTGCTCGGTGACGTCCATGCCCGAGCAGAGGGCGCCGATGGGCATGTCGCCCTCGTTGGTCAGCAGCTTGTGCTGCCACTGGACGAGCCGGTCCTCGCCGTCCTTGGTGGTGACGTAGTAGAAAAATTCATCCGCCGACTCCGTCTGGCCGGAAAACACGAGATAGAGGTAGTCCAGCACCTCGTCGCGCTGCTCCTCCGGGACCACGGCCTCCACCCAATTCCGGCCGATCAATTCGTGCACCCCGTACCCAAGGGTCCGGCAGGTGGTCTGGTTGGCCATGGTCACGGCGCCCGAGGCGTCCAGGGCCACGACCATCGCCCCGACAACGTCCAGGTACAGCGCCGACTGGTTTCGTTCCCGTGTCAGCTGCTGCTCGGCCTTGACCTTGTGCGTGATGTCGTTGAGCACCAGCACACAACCCTCCGCCCATGCCGACAGGATGACGGAAAAATGGGTTTCCCGCTCCCCGTCAGGCCGGACGACCTCGACGCGGATACCCGACTCAACGCCCTTTCGGGAGCACTCCTTCTCAAGCTCCGCGACAAGCCAGGGGGCCGCGTCACGAAGCAATATCCCCTCCTGCGCGCCGAGCAGGTCCGCTGCGACCCGGTTCTGCCACACGATGGCATGGGATTTATCGAGGACCAACAGCGGCTGGTCGGCCGCATCAAGCGCGACCGCAGAAGGCGGCATCCGACCGTCGGATTCCGGTGCCGACGCCATCAGCCGTTCATAAAAATCAGGCCAACGGGACTCCGCATCAGGGGACCCCGCAAATTCGAGAACCAGTTCTTTAAACCACCTCTCGTTATCGGCAAACATTTGTTTCAATTGATTCATTGGATCGGATGACATCCTGAGTTCTTTCCGCTTCACATACCAAATTCAAGGACTTTGGGGTAGTAAAATTCATATTTACCCCCTTTTCCACAGAAACATGACGGGTAAAACCGATCAAGTCGCGATTTACCGAGAGAAACCAAGGAATCCGCAGCAATCATCGCCTGCCACCAACGGCCAATTCAACAAATATTCATATAGATCAACCCTATGGGCAAACCGGGTGTCGAGAGACGGTGCCCTTGAACAACCCGATCAAAATATAATAGCAATTCCCCCTACCCGTCCCTAGGTTGATATGACACCTGATTTCATCTGGAGGCCCACTTGATTCGCCAATATCTGCTTGCCGTCTGTTTTCTGCTGTTGCTCGGGCAGCCCTCTGCCGCAGGCGGGAAACTGGTCATCAGCACCCAGGCGATTCCCCCCTACTCCACCGAAAACGGCACCGGTTTTTATGACACCCTCTATCCGGAAATCGGGCGAAGAACGGGCTTGGAAATCACGGTCGTCCAGCAGCCCGACAGACGTTCACTGCAACTGACCAACAGCGGCATCAATGACGGCGACGGCCCCAGGCTGCCGGGACTCGAACAACAATTTCCCGACCTGATCCGGGTGGAAGAACCCATCCTGCATGCCGAACTCGTCGCATTCACCAGGAAAGGCACCCGCGTGAAGTCATGGGGCGATCTGGCCAACAGGTTCGCCGCCGTTCCCAAGGGCTGGCGGCTGCCCAGGGGCAAGATACCCGTTTCGATGCGCCTGACCACGGTCATCTCGACCCACAGCAGCATGGCCATGCTCTCCACGGGCAGGATCGACGCCGCCCTGACCCTCCCGGCGATGGGACGGCACGAAATAGACAAGCATGGGTACCGGAACATCAACCTGGAACCGGCCATCCTGGATGAACGGCTTCTCTACCTGTACATGCACAAGAAACACGCACCCCTTGTCCCGGCCATCGATGAGGCCATCAAGGCCATCAAGGCTGACGGCACGTGGGATCGGCTCTTCAAACAGGCCATCGCCCAAACCGACAAGTGACGGGCCCGCCGGAGAGGCGGTCCTCCGCGAGACGACGGCTGTCGCAGACGGCGCGAGTCAAAACACAGAAATTTCAAGGCCGGCGGGTACAGGGTGTACCCGCCGGCCTTGAAATCTTTTTGCGGCAATGCAGCAATCGGGGCTTTATCTTCAGCATGAGGCCCGCCGGGAGACGGGCCTGTTCATTATTCCTGATGATCGGAGTCCGTCTCGTCGGTCTCCGTTTGCGGGGCGTGTTCGACGAGGTCCGCGGATTCAACGGCGGTCTCTGCCGGGGGCTCCGCCCTGGGAGCAGCCACGGGCGGCTCCATGTAACGGGCAAAGACCAGGAAGCCGGTGTGGGCCACCATGCGGTCCTCGGGCCGCAGCCTGTCGGCCACGGGCTTCCAGCGGCGGACCAGGATTTCCAGGACCTCCAGGTCGGCGAACGGACCGTCCTCAAGCCCGCGCAGCAGGTCGGACACCTGGTTCACCGTGGGCAGCAGGAAGCCGCACATGGCACCGGGGATGACCGCCGCAGGGATGCTCTGCAGGTATTCCCACGGGGTGCGCACGTCCAGGAACAGGGCGTCCGCGCCGGAGTGCAGGAAGCCGTCCTCGATGTTCTGGTTGACCTGCTCAACGCGGTCGGCCAGGCCGACGCGCTCCAGGTTCTTGCCCGCCAGCTTGAAAAAGTCGGCACGGCGCTCGTAGGTGATGACCTTGCCCGTGTCGCCCACGAACCAGGCCAGGGCCGTGGTCAGGCCGCCGGAGCCGGTGCCGGATTCGATGACCGTGGAGCCCGGGCCGATGCCGAGCTTCATCATCAGGTACCCGATCTCCTTGGGGTACATGATCTGGGTCTGGCGCTTCACGCCCTTGATCAGGTCGTGCAGGGTCGGCTTGAGCACGAGGTACGCCCTGCCGAGGTGGGTTTTGACGTACTGGCCGAAACCGGCCTCGGCCACTTCGTCCATGAGCAGCTTGCCGTCGTGGGTGTGAACCTCGCCGCCGGTTTCGAGCTTGCGCAGGTATCGTTTGCCTTTGTGGCTGATGAGCAGTATGAGCTGTCCGGGTTCGATCATTGATCCGGCCTCCTGAAAAATGTTGCGCCTCTGCCTACGGCGGGAGGGCGTCGAAGTCAAGGGAAAGGGACCGGACGCATCGGAATGCGCCTCCCGTTTCCCCTGCCCGGCAAGCTAACATATTTTTCCTTCTCCTTGACAGCCGTTCACCAGTCCTTAATAACTTCCATAGATTTTCCCGCTTTTCGCATCGAGGTACGCGGCACGACATGGGCTATAAATATGTATTCGGACCCGTCATGAGCGGTCGGCTGGGCCGCTCCCTCGGACTCGACCTGCTCGGCGGCCGGATCTGCTCCATGGATTGCGTGTACTGCGAGGTGGGAGCGACCAGGACGCTGACGACGGAGCGGGGCCCCTACGTCCCGGCGGCCGACATCCTCAAGGAGTTGGCGGCCTGGAAGGCGGAAGGGTTCGAAATGCCCGACATGGTCACCCTGGGAGGGCTGGGCGAACCCTGTCTCAATTCGGAGATGGCCGAGGTCATCATTGGGGCCAGGAAGCTCTTCCCGGACACGGACATCGCGGTGCTGACCAACGCCACCCTGATGACCGACCCGGCGGTACGCCGGGAGCTTTGCCTGGCGGACGTGGTCCTGCCCAGCCTGGATTCATTGGTCACCGATGAATTCCTGGCCGTGAACCGCCCCTTTGGGGGCGTGACGCCCGAGGCGGTGGCCGAAGGGCTCCTTGAATTCAGGAGAGAATTCAAGGGAAAGATATTTTTGGAAATTTTGCTTGCCGAAGGAATCAACGACAGCGACGAGAACCTCGGCAGGTTGAAGGATTTTTGCAAGCGGCTTGCCCCTGATCGGGTGGATGTGGTCACGCTGACCCGTCCCGGAACCGTGAAGAGGGTCCGCCCCGTGGACGGGGCGGTTCTAAGCCGCTGGCGCATGGCGCTCGAAAGCGGGGAACGCCGCGTTGAAACGCGGACCGCGCACGGCGGGAAGGCGATACGCACGGACCAGGTCATGGACCACGTCCGGGCGTCCCTGGCCCGCAGGCCGCAGACCGCTTCCCAGCTGGCACAGGCCCTGAACGCGGACCCGAAACAGGTCCGCTCTGCCGTGGAAGCCCTCCTGAAAGAGGGTGCAATCGTCGCCCGGGATGACCGGGACGAGACTTACTACCACGGAACCGGGCATGTCCTGGAAGACGGGACCGCCTGAAGCCGCGCCATGATCGTACACACTTTTTTCTCGTCCAGAGGTTTTCATGACCGCAAAAAAGAAACGGCAGAAGATGTTCATCTCCGTACTGCCGGGAGAACAGGTAGAGGTCGTCATTGCCGAAGAAGGCAAGGTTAACGAGTACTACGTCGAGATGGTGCACCAGGCCAAGACCAAGGGCAACATCTACAAGGGCTACATCCACAACATCGACAACGGGCTCCAGGCCGCGTTCATCAACTACGGGGCCGAGCGCAACGGGTTCCTCCAGATCGACGAGGTCCATCCGGAATACTACATGGGCAGCCCGGCCACCAAGAAGGGCCAGCGCTACCCGCTCATGCAGAAGGTGCTCAAGCCCGGCCAGGAAGTCCTGGTCCAGGTGGTCAAGGAACCCACCGGCAAGAAGGGCGCGTTCCTGACCTCCTATCTTTCTCTGCCCGGACGCAGCTTCGTCTACACCGTTGGCCGCTCCCAGATGGGCGTGTCCCGCAAGATCGAGGACGAGAAGGAGCGCGTCCGCCTCAAGAAGGTGCTCGAAGCCTTCGAGACCACCGAGGGCGTGGGCCTCATCGCCCGCACCGCCGCCGTGGGCCAGTCCAAGGCGGCCCTCGAGCGCGACTACAAATACCTGAACCGGCTGTGGACCGACATCCGGGCCAACGCCCAGAAGGAAAAGGCCCCGTCCATCGTCTACAAGGAGCTGGGCCTGGCCGCGCGGGCCGTGCGCGACTACCTGACCGCCGACGTCACCGAGGTCTGGGTGGACGACAAGGAAACCTTCGAGCAGATCCGCAAGTTCGTGAAGCTCGCCTTCCCGCGCAAGAACAACTTCGTCCGGCTGCACGAGGACCCCGACCTGTCGCTGCTGGAGCGCTTCAACCTGGTTCGCCAGGTGGAGGAGATATACTCCCGCGAGGCCACCATGCCCTCCGGCGGCAGGCTGGTCTTCGACGCCACCGAGGCCCTGACCGCCGTGGACATCAACTCCGGCAAGATCGGCGGGGAACGCAATTTCCAGAAGATGGCGCTCAAGACCAACGTGGAAGCCGCCCGCGAGATCGCCCGCCAGCTCAGGCTGCGGGACATCGGCGGCCAGGTGGTCATCGACTTCATCGAGATGAAGAACCCCAAGGACTGCCGCGAGGTGGAAAAGGTCATGCGCGCCGAGATGAAGAACGACCGCGCCCGCACCGACGTGTCGCGCATCTCCTCCTTCGGCCTCATGGAGCTGGTCCGCCAGCGCCTCGGGTCCTCGGCCATCGCCATCTCCACCGAGCCCTGCCCCTGCTGCAGGGGCACCGGCATCCGCCGCAACATGGAATGGCAGGCCATGCAGGCCCTGAAGACCATCCACCGCGAAATCCGCAAACCCGGCGAAGACCGCGTGGAGCACCTGTGCGAAGAAGAGCTGGCCATCTACCTCCTCAACAACAAGCGCGGCATCCTGGCCGACCTGGAAACCCGCTACGGCAAGGAAATCCACGTGGACATCGACTACGAGTACGAAGACTAGCTGATTCGCAGAATATCAAATCAAAAGCCCCCGCCCGGCACACTCCGGGCCGGGGGCTTTTCACTTCCCAAACATTTTGCCTTTCATCTTCCCTCCCTCTCCACCCCACCTTCCCTAGGAGCGGAAGCGAAGCGACCCCGCTCCCCGCACCAACAGCCTCAAGGCTTTCGAGAGTGGTGCAGATGTGCATTTTCTCGGGCGCAGCCGACCCGCAGTCGTAGCCTGGCTACGGCGAGGACTCGGCAAGACCGAAAAATGTGCAGATGCGCCGCTATCGCAAGCCGCGCGCTACTAAACAGCAGGGAGCGTGAAAATAAAAGTCGAGCCCTTCCCAACCTCGGACTCGACCCAGATGCGGCCGCCGTAGTGCTCGATGATCTCGCGGCAGATGGTCAGGCCCAGGCCGGTGCCCTTGGGCTTGTCGACCATGGTGTTGTCGGCGACGGTCTGGTGGAACTTCTCGAAAATATCGGACTGGTCCTCGGCGTGGATGCCGGTGCCGGTGTCCACCACCTCCACGCGGAGCTGGCCGAAACGCGGGAAGGCGCGCAGGGTGACGCTGCCCTGTTCGGTGAACTTGACCGCGTTGTTGAGCAGGTTGATGAGCACCTGCTGCATGCGGTCCGGGTCGGCCTCGATGGTCGGCAGCTCGGGCTCGATCTCGGTGAGCAGCCTGACGTCCGTCTGGGAGAACATGCCGCTGACCGAATTGGCGGCCACGGAGATGACGTCGTTCATGTTCAGCGGTTCGTCGCGCCAGCCCATGCGCCCGGACTCGATCTTGTTCAGGTCGAGCACGTCGTTGATCAGGCGGGTCAGCCGCTCTCCCTCGTGACTGATGATGGCCAGGTTCTCGCGGATGCGCACGCCCTTGCCGACGAGGTGCTGGTTATCCCCGGCCAGGGGCAGGAAGTTCTTCCCGAACTCCTTGGAAAGCAGCTTGGCAAAACCCAGGATGGAAGTCAGCGGCGTCCGCAGTTCGTGGGAGACCGAAGACAGGAAGGCGGACTTCATCTCGTCCAGTTCGCGCAGCCGCTGGTTGGCCTCTTCCAGTTCCCGCGCCTTGTTG belongs to Pseudodesulfovibrio portus and includes:
- a CDS encoding radical SAM protein, which codes for MGYKYVFGPVMSGRLGRSLGLDLLGGRICSMDCVYCEVGATRTLTTERGPYVPAADILKELAAWKAEGFEMPDMVTLGGLGEPCLNSEMAEVIIGARKLFPDTDIAVLTNATLMTDPAVRRELCLADVVLPSLDSLVTDEFLAVNRPFGGVTPEAVAEGLLEFRREFKGKIFLEILLAEGINDSDENLGRLKDFCKRLAPDRVDVVTLTRPGTVKRVRPVDGAVLSRWRMALESGERRVETRTAHGGKAIRTDQVMDHVRASLARRPQTASQLAQALNADPKQVRSAVEALLKEGAIVARDDRDETYYHGTGHVLEDGTA
- a CDS encoding Rne/Rng family ribonuclease, with product MTAKKKRQKMFISVLPGEQVEVVIAEEGKVNEYYVEMVHQAKTKGNIYKGYIHNIDNGLQAAFINYGAERNGFLQIDEVHPEYYMGSPATKKGQRYPLMQKVLKPGQEVLVQVVKEPTGKKGAFLTSYLSLPGRSFVYTVGRSQMGVSRKIEDEKERVRLKKVLEAFETTEGVGLIARTAAVGQSKAALERDYKYLNRLWTDIRANAQKEKAPSIVYKELGLAARAVRDYLTADVTEVWVDDKETFEQIRKFVKLAFPRKNNFVRLHEDPDLSLLERFNLVRQVEEIYSREATMPSGGRLVFDATEALTAVDINSGKIGGERNFQKMALKTNVEAAREIARQLRLRDIGGQVVIDFIEMKNPKDCREVEKVMRAEMKNDRARTDVSRISSFGLMELVRQRLGSSAIAISTEPCPCCRGTGIRRNMEWQAMQALKTIHREIRKPGEDRVEHLCEEELAIYLLNNKRGILADLETRYGKEIHVDIDYEYED
- a CDS encoding substrate-binding periplasmic protein; amino-acid sequence: MIRQYLLAVCFLLLLGQPSAAGGKLVISTQAIPPYSTENGTGFYDTLYPEIGRRTGLEITVVQQPDRRSLQLTNSGINDGDGPRLPGLEQQFPDLIRVEEPILHAELVAFTRKGTRVKSWGDLANRFAAVPKGWRLPRGKIPVSMRLTTVISTHSSMAMLSTGRIDAALTLPAMGRHEIDKHGYRNINLEPAILDERLLYLYMHKKHAPLVPAIDEAIKAIKADGTWDRLFKQAIAQTDK
- a CDS encoding tRNA (adenine-N1)-methyltransferase; translation: MIEPGQLILLISHKGKRYLRKLETGGEVHTHDGKLLMDEVAEAGFGQYVKTHLGRAYLVLKPTLHDLIKGVKRQTQIMYPKEIGYLMMKLGIGPGSTVIESGTGSGGLTTALAWFVGDTGKVITYERRADFFKLAGKNLERVGLADRVEQVNQNIEDGFLHSGADALFLDVRTPWEYLQSIPAAVIPGAMCGFLLPTVNQVSDLLRGLEDGPFADLEVLEILVRRWKPVADRLRPEDRMVAHTGFLVFARYMEPPVAAPRAEPPAETAVESADLVEHAPQTETDETDSDHQE
- a CDS encoding RsbRD N-terminal domain-containing protein → MTFDTVLAERKADLSKGWAELVLRTYPKETQKVWTRQKDRFQNPVGAAILEATGELFELLIDWKDAEEIAVSLDKLIRIRAVQDFSPSQAIGFVFLLKKLIRDEFFKEMEKDGTLADLLRFEARIDNLAMMSFDIYTKSREQVFRMRVDEVKRSQRSLLRRAGMTVDVTVDNSTD
- a CDS encoding PAS domain S-box protein, encoding MASAPESDGRMPPSAVALDAADQPLLVLDKSHAIVWQNRVAADLLGAQEGILLRDAAPWLVAELEKECSRKGVESGIRVEVVRPDGERETHFSVILSAWAEGCVLVLNDITHKVKAEQQLTRERNQSALYLDVVGAMVVALDASGAVTMANQTTCRTLGYGVHELIGRNWVEAVVPEEQRDEVLDYLYLVFSGQTESADEFFYYVTTKDGEDRLVQWQHKLLTNEGDMPIGALCSGMDVTEQRASEEALAEKELWLRSTFVALGEAVLILTPEWKIIDANPAAEIIFGMTNEELVDTPAETLHVDAVHNAEFKVRCRAAFDERKRVMFEFPMRRQSGAVFPSEQSVSLIIGDDGHPLGIVNTIRDISSRKRAERVLRESEEKFRRIFESIEEGYIVTDLGGRIQMVNPATCRLFGYPREELVGRTMDELYLYRKEQLFLHKALAGGDPVRGLKIQVVRKDGAVITVDGNAHVVTDDNGDPVGMEGTFRDITRQIEAEKVLMEREQQYRAFFENNHAIMILTDPKTGNVVDANPAAGDFYGYSQEAMRSMNMSQINAQDEEEIFREMDMARAEKRAYFILQHKLADSSIRDVEVYSGPIMVQGRQLLYSVIHDVTNRIRLESEMKTLATTDALTGVDNRHQFFSKGSQELRRALRYKKPLTLLMLDIDYFKSINDTYGHQAGDEVLRQLAQASSSLLRESDIFGRLGGEEFAVVLPETGLRLGMEVAERLRKRLSEVRVDFEGKKITFTVSIGATLARRSDKAIEDVIKRADEALYKAKRMGRNRVDRA